Proteins from a single region of Ischnura elegans chromosome 2, ioIscEleg1.1, whole genome shotgun sequence:
- the LOC124153839 gene encoding uncharacterized protein LOC124153839, with product MEHVCISPPYQILVVGDVASKEFHAACSIIQDEYRLSPKKFHKPIIKPLFEYKWKEYLCAERKRVGKSAWRIRQPVFVYANGCLIGDLSAVIRSGRKLDYSFKNIDSWKMSSAYEEYMSTFKRHFVYMDISIDERPVGRLKFMLYSEELPETSRRFADLCRGKTVEEEEAVQKEKEEEPEKRKTSKEAEDKGEEEKAKERGSRVRTTIVWEDNAWRPKIIVKRLGRCAPERKNWDDLRQIIEEEVERVCPDDETGEEEPAKDTRARLWYRDRRDSFHKWQAESLMRIAKGWWGQEGIPEDLGDEVTEPWRRPVMHVGGVVVHDGATYTHVHGVVMPQEWEREEEAEEKQQYATHVGGIVVHDGEPVVHVQGIVGYGHWDREEKQGLTPQPGHVVHVGGVVMLDGEAVMHVEGIEARGEIQTGDDTEEQKTDSEAKEGRSSSVRTREGGSRSSRSSVPRDDKSETHGEGDTEPDASKEKEENGDGKTEVRESGGGEEPPQEEKEGGEKEEENGNGKPEVRKSEGGETTPQEDKEDGGSEETEKKEGAEEANEGESEAEKERTDETETEGGETMVGDEKEAEKNEEGDKKEGDENEGQESKEEGEKKVENGENAEETEGEGEAAESQGQLGEDDDVVREGEVEKRGTVETEREAAEETKEEGRPETPEAPPPVMHVGGIVVLEGEEVMLVHGVVEQPEEPTEEPTEKPTEEPTQSVHVGGIVMHDGEAVVHIEGIVEHGHWEKPPKAPEEPARAVHIGGIVVHDGEPVVHVQGIVEHGQWKEPTKEPARATHVGGIAMHDGEPVVHVQGIVEYERWDEEKVPPPRWPQAGNVVHVGRIAMVDGRPVMHVEGIVRQPMPLMAPGHVMHLGGVVTHDGEDVVLCHGIVDHSEWDRPTWEELGYAEHVGGMVTVDGETVRHIAGIVNLRDLSLDGDAFVPKMNPCYKGSKIHRVVKGGWIQGGELDAKVMEVPECFPDESFSVPFSRRGVLAMARADTHHTNSTQFIVTLEPTPWMRCEYVAFGQLIEGEKVLRAIENVGTSLESPTVTISISDCGVLKNAEESKRSQQRRRRTTVKEEEEKKEQEELPRVPTEIFVRDMLIAMLTDVAAGMAKADSQKFLRQIRNAVTVEALLEVMDAMARSILREMKKDSKNQRRKMAQRRSMYGIKAGGNANFCGR from the exons ATGGAGCACGTATGCATTTCACCTCCATACCAAATTCTAGTAGTTGGTGACGTGGCCTCAAAGGAATTTCACGCAGCATGTTCAATTATTCAG GATGAGTACCGTCTATCCCCGAAGAAGTTTCATAAGCCTATCATTAAACCACTATTTGAGTACAAATGGAAGGAGTACTTGTGCGCAGAGAGAAAG CGAGTGGGAAAGTCAGCTTGGAGAATTCGGCAGCCAGTATTTGTCTACGCGAACGGATGTTTGATTGGCGATTTATCAGCCGTCATTAGGAGTGGCCGTAAGCTGGATTACTCCTTCAAAAACATCGACTCATGGAAAATGTCATCTGCTTATGAGGAATACATGTCAACATTTAaa AGACACTTCGTCTACATGGATATATCCATTGATGAACGTCCAGTTGGCCGCCTAAAATTCATG CTCTACTCGGAAGAACTTCCGGAGACCAGCAGGCGCTTCGCCGACCTGTGCCGCGGCAAGACCGTGGAGGAGGAAGAGGCGGTacaaaaagaaaaagaggaagagcCGGAGAAAAGGAAGACGAGCAAAGAAGCCGAGGACAAGGGAGAAGAGGAGAAGGCGAAGGAGAGAGGAAGCCGAGTGAGGACCACCATTGTGTGGGAGGACAACGCGTGGAGACCTAAAATCATAGTCAAGAGGTTGGGTCGATGCGCACCGGAACGAAAGAACTGGGATGATCTGCGGCAGATCATTGAGGAGGAAGTGGAAAGGGTTTGTCCGGACGATGAGACGGGCGAGGAGGAGCCGGCAAAGGATACCAGGGCGAGGTTGTGGTACCGGGACAGGCGGGATTCGTTCCACAAGTGGCAGGCGGAGTCACTGATGAGGATAGCCAAAGGATGGTGGGGTCAGGAGGGCATACCCGAGGACTTGGGAGACGAGGTGACCGAGCCATGGAGGAGACCCGTGATGCACGTGGGTGGGGTCGTGGTGCACGACGGGGCAACGTACACGCACGTCCACGGCGTGGTGATGCCTCAGGAATGGGAGCGGGAGGAAGAAGCGGAGGAGAAGCAACAGTATGCCACGCACGTTGGCGGCATCGTGGTGCACGACGGGGAACCCGTGGTGCACGTGCAGGGGATCGTGGGATACGGGCACTGGGACCGGGAGGAAAAGCAAGGGTTGACCCCACAGCCCGGCCACGTGGTGCACGTCGGAGGGGTCGTGATGCTCGACGGCGAGGCCGTGATGCACGTGGAAGGTATAGAGGCGCGTGGAGAGATCCAGACAGGTGACGATACGGAGGAGCAGAAGACGGATTCCGAAGCGAAAGAAGGTAGGAGCAGCAGCGTTAGAACGCGGGAGGGTGGGAGCAGGTCGAGTCGCAGTAGCGTTCCCCGCGATGACAAGAGCGAGACGCACGGTGAAGGGGACACTGAACCAGATGCATCGAAGGAAAAGGAGGAGAATGGAGATGGCAAGACCGAAGTGAGGGAaagtgggggaggagaggagccACCACAGGAAGAGAAAGAAGGCGGTGAAAAGGaggaggagaatggaaatggtAAGCCGGAAGTACGGAAGAGTGAAGGAGGAGAGACAACACCGCAAGAAGATAAAGAAGACGGTGGCAGCGAGGAAACGGAGAAAAAAGAGGGAGCGGAAGAAGCGAACGAGGGAGAAAGCGAAGCGGAAAAAGAAAGAACCGACGAAACGGAAACCGAGGGAGGAGAGACGATGGTGGGAGACGAAAAAGAAGCAGAGAAGAACGAAGAAGGGGATAAAAAAGAAGGGGATGAAAATGAAGGACAAGAGAGCAaagaggaaggagagaaaaaagttgaaaatggcGAGAATGCGGAGGAAACGGAGGGCGAAGGGGAAGCAGCAGAATCGCAAGGGCAGCTAGGGGAAGACGATGACGTCGTCAGAGAAGGAGAGGTGGAAAAACGAGGGACCGTAGAAACGGAAAGAGAGGCGGCCGAGGAGACGAAGGAGGAAGGGCGCCCAGAGACCCCAGAAGCACCACCACCCGTGATGCACGTGGGGGGCATTGTGGTGCTCGAAGGAGAAGAGGTCATGCTGGTGCACGGAGTGGTAGAACAACCTGAAGAACCGACCGAAGAACCGACCGAAAAACCGACCGAAGAACCGACTCAATCGGTGCACGTGGGAGGCATCGTGATGCACGACGGTGAAGCGGTGGTGCACATCGAGGGCATAGTCGAGCACGGCCACTGGGAAAAACCCCCCAAAGCGCCTGAAGAACCAGCTCGCGCGGTGCACATCGGAGGCATCGTGGTGCACGATGGAGAACCGGTGGTTCACGTACAGGGAATAGTGGAGCACGGTCAGTGGAAGGAGCCGACGAAAGAACCGGCCCGCGCGACTCACGTTGGCGGAATCGCGATGCACGACGGCGAGCCCGTGGTGCACGTCCAGGGCATCGTGGAATACGAACGGTGGGACGAAGAAAAGGTACCGCCCCCAAGGTGGCCGCAGGCGGGTAACGTGGTGCACGTGGGTAGGATCGCGATGGTCGATGGAAGACCCGTGATGCACGTCGAGGGGATAGTAAGGCAGCCGATGCCTCTTATGGCGCCGGGTCACGTGATGCACTTGGGCGGCGTGGTGACGCACGATGGGGAGGACGTGGTGCTGTGCCATGGAATCGTGGACCACAGCGAGTGGGACCGGCCCACGTGGGAGGAGCTGGGCTACGCGGAGCATGTCGGAGGAATGGTGACGGTGGATGGGGAGACCGTGAGACACATCGCCGGCATCGTGAACCTGAGGGACTTATCCTTGGACGGCGACGCATTCGTTCCGAAAATGAATCCATGCTATAAAGGTTCCAAGATCCACCGCGTCGTCAAGGGAGGCTGGATACAGGGAGGTG AACTCGATGCGAAGGTAATGGAGGTGCCGGAGTGTTTCCCGGACGAGAGCTTTTCCGTGCCGTTCAGCCGACGAGGAGTGCTTGCAATGGCAAGAGCTGACACACACCACACCAACTCGACGCAGTTCATTGTCACTCTGGAGCCCACCCCATGGATGCGTTGCGAGTACGTGGCATTCGG TCAACTCATCGAGGGAGAGAAGGTACTTCGGGCCATTGAAAATGTCGGCACGAGCTTAGAGTCACCTACGGTGACCATCTCCATCAGCGACTGCGGAGTGCTGAAAAATGCCGAAGAGAGTAAACGCTCCCAGCAACGACGCAGAAGAACCACGgtgaaggaagaagaagagaagaaggaaCAAGAGGAACTACCGAGGGTGCCCACGGAGATATTCGTGAGGGACATGCTGATCGCCATGCTGACAGACGTGGCTGCCGGGATGGCCAAAGCAGATTCGCAGAAATTCCTGCGACAGATCCGGAACGCAGTGACCGTCGAAGCTTTGCTCGAGGTGATGGACGCGATGGCTAGGAGTATTCTGCGGGAAATGAAGAAGGATAGCAAGAACCAGCGAAGGAAAATGGCCCAGAGGCGATCCATGTACGGTATAAAGGCGGGAGGCAACGCTAATTTCTGCGGACGTTGA